A stretch of Haloprofundus halophilus DNA encodes these proteins:
- a CDS encoding radical SAM protein, translating to MTDPADLEVTLVDGYVDEPAHFGVPPYISTYPRFTAGAMVDAGVPEEQITYHTIDELREDRQKWADVADADLFVYIGGMTVPGSYVGGTPAEPDEVKELAWTADGTTLMGGPIRFGVGEENAGGQEMERKDLDYDFVAKGDVEAAAYDLVDSGLEGFGNRMRDNEELDRWAAKGAFVVEQHPNHPDYLICEMETSRGCAYRCSFCTEPLYGNPAFRTADSVVKEVGNLYDRGARHFRLGRQADILAFGGDGEAPNPDALRRLYGGIREVAPDLGTLHLDNMNPITIARWPEESRECIRIIAEHNTPGDTAAFGLESADPVVQEENNLNVSADECFEAIKIVNEEGGWRPGERETSRVSNASGGTASDPAAPTYGDDAASRLPKLLPGINLLHGLMGEREETFAHNKRFLQRVYDEGLMVRRINIRQVMAFDGTEMSSTGSQIAKDHKKLFKQYKQEVREEIDRPMLKRVAPPGTVLENVHLEYHQDGTTFGRQLGTYPLLVGIPGERELGRTIDTAVVDYGYRSVTGVPHPLDVNGASMDELTAIPGLGKSKAGDIIVNRPYDSADEVDDVLAKFVSVAGDGGGDASSAD from the coding sequence ATGACCGACCCCGCCGACCTCGAAGTGACGCTCGTCGACGGGTACGTCGACGAACCGGCGCACTTCGGCGTGCCGCCGTACATCTCGACGTACCCGCGCTTTACCGCCGGTGCGATGGTCGACGCCGGGGTGCCCGAGGAGCAGATAACGTACCACACCATCGACGAACTCCGCGAGGACAGACAGAAGTGGGCCGACGTCGCCGACGCGGACCTGTTCGTCTACATCGGGGGGATGACCGTCCCCGGCAGCTACGTCGGCGGGACGCCAGCCGAACCCGACGAGGTGAAGGAACTCGCGTGGACCGCCGACGGCACCACGCTGATGGGCGGCCCCATCCGCTTCGGCGTCGGCGAGGAGAACGCCGGCGGCCAGGAGATGGAGCGCAAGGACCTCGACTACGACTTCGTCGCCAAGGGCGACGTCGAGGCGGCCGCATACGACCTCGTCGACAGCGGATTGGAGGGGTTCGGCAACCGGATGCGCGACAACGAAGAGCTCGACCGCTGGGCCGCGAAAGGGGCGTTCGTCGTCGAACAGCACCCCAACCACCCCGACTATCTCATCTGCGAGATGGAGACGTCCCGGGGCTGTGCGTACCGCTGTTCGTTCTGCACCGAACCTCTGTACGGCAACCCGGCGTTCCGAACCGCCGACTCCGTCGTCAAAGAGGTCGGAAACCTCTACGACCGCGGCGCCCGACACTTCCGACTCGGCCGGCAGGCCGACATTCTGGCGTTCGGCGGCGACGGCGAGGCGCCGAACCCTGACGCGCTCCGGCGACTGTACGGCGGCATCCGCGAGGTGGCCCCCGACTTGGGGACGCTCCACCTCGACAACATGAACCCCATCACCATCGCGCGGTGGCCCGAGGAGTCCAGAGAGTGCATCCGCATCATCGCCGAGCACAACACGCCCGGCGATACTGCGGCGTTCGGCCTCGAATCGGCCGACCCCGTGGTGCAGGAGGAGAACAACCTCAACGTCAGCGCCGACGAGTGTTTCGAGGCTATCAAAATCGTCAACGAGGAGGGCGGGTGGCGACCCGGGGAGCGCGAGACGTCGCGCGTCTCGAATGCGAGCGGTGGAACCGCGAGCGACCCCGCTGCCCCCACCTACGGCGACGACGCCGCGAGTCGCCTGCCGAAGCTCCTCCCCGGCATCAACCTCCTCCACGGGCTGATGGGCGAACGCGAGGAGACGTTCGCGCACAACAAGCGCTTCCTCCAGCGGGTGTACGACGAGGGGCTGATGGTCCGTCGCATCAACATCCGGCAGGTGATGGCGTTCGACGGCACCGAGATGTCGTCGACGGGGTCGCAGATCGCCAAGGACCACAAGAAACTGTTCAAGCAGTACAAGCAGGAGGTCAGAGAGGAGATAGACCGGCCGATGCTCAAACGCGTCGCGCCGCCCGGGACGGTCCTCGAAAACGTCCACCTCGAATACCACCAGGACGGCACGACGTTCGGCCGCCAGCTCGGGACGTATCCCCTCTTGGTCGGCATCCCCGGCGAACGTGAACTTGGACGAACCATCGACACCGCCGTCGTCGACTACGGCTACCGCTCGGTGACGGGCGTGCCGCACCCGCTCGACGTCAACGGCGCGTCGATGGACGAACTGACGGCGATTCCGGGTCTCGGCAAGTCGAAGGCGGGCGACATCATCGTCAACCGGCCGTACGACTCCGCCGACGAGGTGGACGACGTCCTCGCGAAGTTCGTCAGCGTCGCCGGCGACGGCGGCGGGGACGCGAGCAGCGCCGACTGA
- a CDS encoding MBL fold metallo-hydrolase — MRERVRRLSVPVATRAPTGATNAYLVGRDSALLVDPAARTDELDALVAEATVEHVAVTHTHPDHVAAVADYAAETGATVWARRWREKRFERATGVEPDRTFVEGTEIDTDAGPVGVFDTPGHAVDHVAFGVGDRILCGDLAVEPGSVVVGAPEGDVRAYLTALRRLLAKRPARLLPGHGPVIREPKTTLERLIRHRLDREAKVLEAVREGATSVDDVLDAAYEKDLTGVEDLARATVVAHVEKLAREGDVSRDGERVRPL; from the coding sequence ATGCGGGAGAGAGTTCGCCGACTCTCCGTCCCGGTCGCCACCCGCGCGCCGACGGGCGCGACGAACGCCTACCTCGTCGGCCGCGATTCGGCGCTCTTGGTCGACCCCGCCGCGCGGACCGACGAACTCGACGCGCTCGTCGCCGAGGCGACCGTCGAACACGTCGCCGTCACCCACACGCATCCGGACCACGTCGCCGCCGTCGCCGACTACGCCGCCGAGACGGGCGCGACGGTGTGGGCGCGTCGCTGGCGCGAGAAGCGATTCGAGCGAGCGACCGGCGTCGAACCGGACCGGACGTTCGTCGAAGGGACCGAAATCGACACCGATGCGGGGCCGGTCGGCGTGTTCGACACGCCCGGCCACGCCGTCGACCACGTCGCGTTCGGCGTCGGCGACAGAATTCTCTGCGGCGATTTGGCCGTCGAACCGGGAAGCGTCGTCGTCGGGGCACCCGAAGGCGACGTTCGCGCGTACCTGACCGCCCTCCGTCGGCTGCTCGCGAAGCGTCCGGCGCGACTGCTGCCGGGACACGGGCCGGTAATCCGAGAACCGAAAACGACGCTCGAACGACTGATTCGTCACCGACTCGACCGGGAGGCGAAGGTGCTCGAAGCGGTTCGTGAGGGGGCGACGAGCGTCGACGACGTGCTCGATGCCGCTTACGAGAAGGACCTGACGGGCGTTGAGGATTTGGCGCGGGCGACCGTCGTCGCGCACGTCGAGAAGTTGGCCCGCGAAGGGGACGTATCGCGGGACGGCGAGCGCGTCCGACCGCTGTAA
- the surE gene encoding 5'/3'-nucleotidase SurE, with the protein MQTPRVLLTNDDGIDAPGIEALYRELDAVADVTVIAPDENQSGMGRTRNGAVTLRDHEWGYRLAGTPADCVAFGLGGGLDAEFDLVVSGINDSPNLGNYVVGRSGTVGAGIEASFLGVPAIAVSAYHSEDFHCHPGEAYEFTRPAVVARNLLERVWETEVFEDADLLNVNAPVDVDSPPLRLTHVLADYAQSVEEAEPAAADGGELGDAVDAAEGETTDREVRLVDQTWPHVVGFGNPMPGIDGHRERYPEGSDRRAVIDESVSVSPLSMTHEYVETPELDAVVDSVESSLAE; encoded by the coding sequence ATGCAGACGCCGCGAGTGCTTCTGACGAACGACGACGGAATCGACGCCCCCGGCATCGAGGCGCTGTACCGCGAACTCGACGCCGTCGCCGACGTGACGGTCATCGCCCCCGACGAGAACCAGAGCGGGATGGGCCGCACGCGAAACGGCGCGGTGACCCTCCGCGACCACGAGTGGGGCTACCGACTCGCGGGGACGCCGGCCGACTGCGTGGCGTTCGGCCTCGGCGGCGGTCTCGACGCCGAGTTCGACCTGGTCGTCTCCGGAATCAACGACAGTCCGAACCTCGGCAACTACGTCGTCGGCCGCTCGGGAACCGTCGGCGCGGGCATCGAAGCCTCCTTCCTCGGCGTCCCGGCCATCGCCGTCTCGGCGTACCACTCCGAGGATTTCCACTGTCACCCCGGCGAGGCGTACGAGTTCACCCGCCCCGCCGTCGTCGCCCGAAACCTGCTCGAACGCGTCTGGGAGACCGAGGTGTTCGAGGACGCGGACCTGTTGAACGTCAACGCCCCCGTCGACGTCGATTCGCCGCCGCTTCGGCTCACACACGTGTTGGCCGACTACGCGCAGTCGGTGGAGGAGGCGGAACCGGCCGCCGCCGACGGCGGTGAACTGGGCGACGCGGTCGATGCGGCCGAGGGGGAGACGACAGACCGAGAGGTCCGACTGGTCGACCAGACGTGGCCGCACGTCGTCGGTTTCGGCAATCCGATGCCGGGCATCGACGGCCACCGCGAGCGCTACCCCGAGGGGAGCGACCGCCGAGCGGTCATTGACGAATCGGTGAGCGTCTCGCCGCTGTCGATGACCCACGAGTACGTCGAGACGCCAGAACTCGACGCGGTGGTCGACTCGGTCGAGTCGTCGCTCGCGGAGTGA
- a CDS encoding YkgJ family cysteine cluster protein, with protein MESLETELERAKELDTDELADAIESIGFECTRCGACCKGYTDDGDKEPHTATVFPDEVRQLDGETPAEYEHRSDDVASGSRSDPPREWRDIARPMPYGLTEADDGEAEGETFEWALQTDACGDCTFYEEDESGTGACSVHENRPLICRTYPFSVALGGTTQPMGEAVDGEGMVRAHECEGLGRDISREHAEELAAALKTRAVRELEEAIGVRDNYAPVERAPGEVVVYDSEGAKRPDGTPR; from the coding sequence ATGGAGTCGCTCGAAACCGAACTGGAGCGGGCGAAGGAGCTCGACACCGACGAGTTAGCCGACGCTATCGAGTCCATCGGCTTCGAGTGTACCCGCTGCGGGGCCTGCTGTAAGGGGTACACCGACGACGGCGACAAGGAACCGCACACGGCGACGGTGTTCCCCGACGAGGTTCGGCAACTGGACGGGGAAACTCCGGCCGAGTACGAGCACCGAAGCGACGACGTCGCTTCGGGCTCCCGTTCGGACCCCCCGCGGGAGTGGCGCGACATCGCCCGGCCGATGCCGTACGGACTGACCGAGGCAGACGACGGAGAGGCGGAAGGCGAGACGTTCGAGTGGGCGCTGCAGACCGACGCCTGCGGCGACTGCACGTTCTACGAGGAGGACGAGAGCGGCACGGGCGCGTGTTCGGTCCACGAGAACCGGCCGCTCATCTGTCGGACCTACCCGTTCAGTGTCGCGCTCGGCGGAACCACCCAACCGATGGGCGAGGCCGTCGACGGCGAGGGGATGGTCCGCGCCCACGAGTGCGAGGGACTGGGCCGCGACATCTCCCGAGAGCACGCCGAGGAGCTCGCGGCGGCGCTCAAAACTCGTGCCGTTCGGGAACTCGAAGAAGCGATAGGCGTCCGCGACAACTACGCGCCGGTGGAGCGAGCGCCGGGCGAAGTGGTCGTCTACGACTCCGAAGGCGCGAAGCGACCGGACGGCACCCCGCGCTGA
- a CDS encoding TRAM domain-containing protein, with protein sequence MEISDKLLCLFSAEVRSDGDSYTVEIPRREVETGSIEAGETYRVALISRETKPDAAAETSTASTTSTTADADEPQPPVEVGELRYVEIEDIGKQGDGIARVERGYVIIVPDADVGERVKIEITEVKSNFAVGEVIEDEF encoded by the coding sequence TTGGAAATCTCAGATAAACTCCTGTGTCTGTTCAGTGCGGAAGTCCGCAGCGACGGCGACTCCTACACCGTCGAAATCCCGCGTCGGGAGGTCGAAACCGGTTCTATCGAAGCGGGCGAGACGTACCGCGTCGCGCTCATCTCCCGCGAGACCAAACCCGACGCCGCGGCCGAGACGTCGACGGCCTCGACGACGTCGACGACGGCCGACGCCGACGAGCCTCAACCGCCGGTCGAAGTCGGCGAACTGCGCTACGTCGAGATCGAGGACATCGGCAAACAGGGCGACGGCATCGCCCGCGTCGAGCGCGGCTACGTCATCATCGTCCCCGACGCGGACGTCGGCGAGCGGGTGAAGATAGAGATCACCGAAGTGAAGTCGAACTTCGCCGTCGGCGAAGTCATCGAAGACGAGTTCTGA
- a CDS encoding class I SAM-dependent methyltransferase, whose translation MKGQEWYQADDVAREYDSKRFSKGGRLIDRREKQAVLSALGPVEGKNVLEIACGTGRFTVMLAERGANVVGLDISAAMMAQGRQKARSAGVGDRIEFIRGDAARLPFPDDHFDAVMAMRFFHLADTPAKFLAEMRRVSKEQVFFDTFNSFSSRVVYNWLLPMGSHLYSREDVEQLLSGAGLRLADESHDFILPYGLYRKIPNGIAGELRELDETIRDNEFGEKLSSVSYWNAEVV comes from the coding sequence GTGAAAGGACAGGAGTGGTACCAGGCCGACGACGTAGCCCGCGAGTACGACTCGAAGCGATTCTCGAAGGGCGGGAGACTCATCGACCGCCGCGAGAAGCAGGCAGTGCTCTCGGCACTCGGACCGGTCGAAGGGAAGAACGTGCTCGAAATCGCGTGCGGGACCGGCCGGTTCACGGTGATGCTCGCCGAACGCGGCGCGAACGTCGTCGGACTCGACATCTCGGCGGCGATGATGGCGCAGGGTCGACAGAAAGCGCGCAGCGCCGGCGTCGGAGACCGTATCGAGTTCATCCGCGGCGACGCCGCGCGACTGCCGTTTCCGGACGACCACTTCGACGCCGTGATGGCGATGCGGTTTTTCCACCTCGCGGACACGCCCGCGAAGTTCCTCGCGGAGATGCGTCGGGTCTCGAAGGAGCAGGTGTTCTTCGACACGTTCAACAGTTTCAGCAGTCGGGTCGTCTACAACTGGCTCTTACCGATGGGGTCGCACCTCTACTCGCGCGAGGACGTCGAACAACTGCTCTCGGGTGCGGGTCTCCGCCTGGCCGACGAGTCCCACGACTTCATCCTCCCGTACGGCCTCTACCGGAAGATTCCCAACGGAATCGCCGGAGAGCTCCGCGAGTTGGACGAGACGATACGCGACAACGAGTTCGGGGAGAAGCTCTCGTCGGTGTCGTACTGGAACGCGGAAGTCGTGTAG
- a CDS encoding PPOX class F420-dependent oxidoreductase: protein MIPTSHVDILEKKSFAHIATTLPDGTPQVTPVWVDHDDREAVLINTARGRRKEKNIRKNPDVGVSILDPDDPYRYVSVRGRATLTEEGAVDHIDELAEKYMGVDEYPHHGDESGPRVIVRIPADHVVTSG, encoded by the coding sequence GTGATTCCAACGTCGCACGTCGACATTCTGGAGAAGAAGTCGTTCGCTCACATCGCCACTACCCTCCCGGACGGTACCCCGCAGGTGACCCCGGTCTGGGTCGACCACGACGACCGGGAGGCCGTCCTGATAAACACCGCCCGAGGACGGCGCAAGGAGAAGAACATCAGGAAGAATCCGGACGTCGGCGTCTCGATACTCGACCCCGACGACCCCTACCGTTACGTCTCGGTTCGCGGAAGGGCGACGCTGACCGAGGAAGGGGCCGTCGACCACATCGACGAACTCGCCGAGAAGTACATGGGCGTCGACGAGTACCCCCACCACGGCGACGAGTCCGGACCGCGCGTCATCGTCCGCATTCCGGCCGACCACGTCGTCACCAGCGGGTGA
- a CDS encoding MarR family transcriptional regulator, giving the protein MSTTTAETNQHDRLSESEFRNRLRELPPSAKLVAKVLEGDAPLSQGQLAEESLLPDRTVRYALNRLEESDLVGSRYSFKDARKQVYFLNT; this is encoded by the coding sequence ATGAGCACCACTACCGCGGAGACCAACCAGCACGACCGTCTCTCGGAGTCCGAGTTCCGCAACCGCCTCCGCGAACTCCCCCCGAGCGCGAAACTCGTCGCGAAAGTTCTCGAGGGCGACGCGCCGCTCTCGCAGGGCCAACTCGCCGAGGAGTCGCTGCTTCCGGACCGGACCGTCCGCTACGCGCTGAACCGTCTCGAAGAGTCGGACCTCGTCGGTTCGCGGTACAGTTTCAAGGACGCCCGCAAGCAGGTGTACTTCCTCAACACGTAA
- a CDS encoding glycosyltransferase family 2 protein, whose amino-acid sequence MELSVVVPTLNNRDLLAASLDSLAAAAPDAEVIVVNGPSADGTTGMVRDRDDVDVLVEVSARTLNVARNAGIEVASGDAVAFVGHDLLVEETWCDAVLDGLAEAEAVTGPTHRTVRAGVTTETPEHRRINDREVTYFNGGNVAFRTETLSKLDGFDEYLETGGARDAAHRLAGFDGTVSWQPEACVRREHEAEADGGTDRRDYHWKYRALAYRLVKNYGLRPTTVRRTLSHAGGDAYAAARDVGSGEATPTRWVGNGRDVVVGISMGTSDGLVARARDRSATRNPHGVSKRADRAVARYDWR is encoded by the coding sequence ATGGAGCTCTCGGTCGTCGTCCCGACGCTCAACAATCGGGACCTGCTCGCCGCCAGCCTCGACTCGTTGGCAGCGGCCGCACCCGACGCGGAGGTCATCGTCGTCAACGGCCCCTCCGCCGACGGGACGACCGGAATGGTCCGCGACCGCGACGACGTGGACGTCCTCGTCGAGGTGTCGGCGCGGACGCTGAACGTCGCCCGCAACGCGGGCATCGAAGTCGCCTCCGGCGACGCCGTCGCGTTCGTCGGTCACGACCTGCTCGTCGAAGAGACGTGGTGCGACGCCGTTCTCGATGGGCTGGCCGAGGCGGAGGCGGTCACCGGCCCCACCCATCGAACGGTCCGCGCCGGAGTGACGACCGAGACGCCGGAACACCGCCGAATCAACGACCGCGAGGTGACCTACTTCAACGGCGGTAACGTCGCCTTCCGTACCGAGACGCTGTCGAAACTGGACGGTTTCGACGAGTACCTCGAGACCGGGGGAGCGAGAGACGCCGCCCACCGCTTGGCCGGGTTCGACGGCACCGTCTCCTGGCAACCGGAAGCGTGCGTCCGCCGCGAGCACGAAGCCGAGGCCGACGGCGGCACCGACCGCCGGGATTACCACTGGAAGTACCGCGCGCTGGCGTACCGACTGGTGAAGAACTACGGTCTCCGCCCGACCACCGTTCGACGGACCCTCTCGCACGCGGGCGGCGACGCGTACGCCGCCGCCCGCGACGTGGGAAGCGGCGAGGCGACCCCGACAAGGTGGGTCGGCAACGGTCGAGACGTCGTCGTCGGTATCTCGATGGGTACCTCCGACGGACTCGTCGCCCGCGCCCGCGACCGGTCGGCCACCCGCAATCCTCACGGCGTCTCGAAGCGCGCCGACCGGGCTGTCGCCCGGTACGATTGGCGATGA
- a CDS encoding sugar porter family MFS transporter: protein MSTQTSGGSGFGDYDRFVYVTAALAALNGLLFGFDTGVISGAFLYIERSFQMTSLFGVELGTAWVEGLVVSGALVGAVVGAAVGGRLADRIGRRRLILVGAAVFFVGSLLMAVAPTVEILVIGRIIDGLAIGFASMVGPLYISEISPPKIRGSLVSLNQLAVTSGILVSYFVNYAFADSGAWRIMLGAGMIPAVVLGVGMLFMPESPRWLIEQGRDDDAREVLSRTRDRTTVDEEMSDIKETVAVESGDLRELLEPWVRPMLIVGVGLAVFQQVTGINTVIYYAPTILSSTGFGDSASILATVGIGVVNVVMTVVAISVIDRVGRRPLLLVGLGGMTATLVVLGAVFYLPGLSGVLGWVATASLMLYVAFFAIGLGPVFWLLISEIYPLAVRGSAAGVATVVNWAANLAVALTFLQIVELMGQSGTFWLYAALSLVGLAFCYFLVPETKGRSLEEIEADFRESAVGSAAGDATGDATGDGTPDDD, encoded by the coding sequence ATGAGCACTCAAACCAGCGGCGGGTCGGGTTTCGGCGACTACGACCGATTCGTCTACGTGACCGCAGCGCTGGCGGCGTTGAACGGGCTCCTGTTCGGATTCGACACGGGCGTCATCTCCGGGGCGTTCCTCTACATCGAGCGCTCGTTCCAGATGACATCGCTCTTCGGTGTCGAACTCGGGACGGCGTGGGTCGAAGGACTGGTCGTGAGCGGCGCACTGGTCGGTGCCGTCGTCGGTGCCGCCGTCGGCGGACGGCTCGCGGACCGCATCGGCCGCCGTCGACTCATCCTCGTCGGCGCAGCCGTCTTCTTCGTCGGGTCGCTGCTGATGGCCGTCGCACCGACAGTCGAGATACTCGTCATCGGACGCATCATCGACGGTCTCGCCATCGGGTTCGCCTCGATGGTCGGCCCGCTGTACATCTCCGAGATATCCCCGCCGAAGATTCGCGGGTCGCTCGTCTCGCTGAACCAGTTGGCGGTGACGAGCGGTATCCTCGTTTCGTACTTCGTCAACTACGCGTTCGCCGACTCGGGCGCGTGGCGAATCATGCTCGGCGCGGGCATGATTCCGGCCGTGGTGCTCGGAGTCGGAATGCTGTTCATGCCCGAGAGCCCCCGCTGGCTCATCGAGCAAGGGAGAGACGACGACGCCCGAGAGGTGCTGTCGAGGACGCGCGACCGGACGACGGTCGACGAGGAGATGTCGGATATCAAAGAGACGGTGGCCGTCGAGTCCGGTGACCTCCGCGAACTGCTCGAACCGTGGGTCCGCCCGATGCTCATCGTCGGCGTCGGTCTCGCCGTGTTCCAACAGGTCACGGGTATCAACACGGTCATCTACTACGCGCCGACCATCCTCTCGTCGACGGGGTTCGGCGACTCGGCGTCGATTCTGGCCACCGTCGGTATCGGCGTCGTCAACGTCGTGATGACCGTCGTCGCGATTTCGGTCATCGACAGAGTGGGCCGCCGCCCGCTCCTCTTGGTCGGTCTCGGCGGCATGACGGCGACGCTCGTCGTACTGGGCGCGGTGTTCTACCTCCCGGGACTCTCCGGCGTTCTCGGGTGGGTGGCCACTGCCAGCCTGATGCTGTACGTGGCGTTCTTCGCCATCGGCCTCGGGCCGGTGTTCTGGCTGCTCATCTCGGAGATCTACCCGCTGGCGGTTCGCGGCTCCGCGGCGGGCGTGGCGACGGTCGTCAACTGGGCGGCGAACCTCGCGGTCGCGCTCACGTTCCTGCAGATCGTCGAACTGATGGGACAGAGCGGGACGTTCTGGCTCTACGCGGCGTTGAGTCTCGTCGGCCTCGCGTTCTGTTACTTCCTCGTGCCCGAGACGAAGGGTCGCTCGCTCGAAGAAATCGAGGCCGACTTCCGCGAGAGCGCCGTCGGCAGCGCCGCGGGCGACGCGACCGGCGACGCGACCGGCGACGGGACGCCAGACGACGACTGA
- a CDS encoding amidohydrolase family protein: MLELEHGFRVVDVHARLDPDAEDVATRGRDLSPERLEREMHQAGVVHAVVAPGRHRRDESYLRANNAVARLSVDRPFSAFARLNGPRDPSPTTGARLRNLAASRGDHQTSPGDVERYAYDDRFHGFVLDPSADGLPDEDVLDVLDDVGLPVVVHGSAGFPPSTAAETVLRRSFPVVLTSFGGFPLDFGRMEAALELLDHHDELYLDTSAVRYRSLLERGLLEHPDRILFGSGAPTVHPNVAVMELLTLDVSEDAMVRAFSKNPSRVVPSLAPGGR, translated from the coding sequence ATGCTGGAACTGGAACACGGGTTTCGCGTCGTCGACGTTCACGCGCGTCTCGACCCCGACGCCGAAGACGTCGCAACCCGCGGACGGGACCTCTCGCCGGAACGCCTCGAACGCGAGATGCACCAGGCGGGCGTCGTCCACGCCGTCGTCGCCCCCGGCCGTCACCGACGCGACGAGAGCTATCTCCGGGCGAACAACGCCGTCGCCCGGCTCAGCGTCGACCGCCCGTTCTCGGCGTTCGCCCGACTCAACGGTCCGCGCGACCCGTCGCCGACGACCGGTGCGAGACTCCGGAACCTCGCGGCCTCCCGCGGAGACCACCAGACCTCGCCGGGCGACGTCGAACGGTACGCGTACGACGACCGGTTTCACGGCTTCGTCCTCGACCCCTCGGCCGACGGCCTCCCCGACGAGGACGTCCTCGACGTGCTCGACGACGTCGGCCTCCCCGTCGTCGTCCACGGCTCCGCCGGATTCCCGCCGTCGACGGCCGCCGAGACGGTTCTCCGGCGCTCGTTTCCGGTCGTTCTGACGAGCTTCGGCGGCTTTCCGCTCGACTTCGGACGGATGGAGGCGGCGCTCGAACTACTGGACCACCACGACGAACTGTACCTCGACACCAGCGCCGTGAGATACCGCTCGTTGCTCGAACGCGGTCTGCTCGAACACCCCGACCGGATTCTGTTCGGCAGCGGCGCGCCGACGGTCCACCCGAACGTCGCCGTCATGGAGCTGCTGACGCTCGACGTCTCGGAGGACGCGATGGTCCGGGCGTTCTCGAAAAACCCCTCGCGGGTGGTTCCGTCGCTCGCGCCCGGCGGGCGGTGA
- a CDS encoding HalOD1 output domain-containing protein, whose product MNDDDIMSHETTDTRPTSKPVLRDGARVQYFSYDPTSDEWVTVAVVDAVAAAKGTDMSELPPLYESGLDPDALEELFDGETPWSFAFSYAGRSVLVEGDGTVCVENPN is encoded by the coding sequence GTGAACGACGACGACATAATGTCTCACGAAACGACAGACACCAGACCGACGAGCAAACCCGTCTTACGTGACGGGGCCAGAGTACAGTACTTCTCCTACGACCCGACGAGCGACGAGTGGGTGACCGTCGCCGTCGTAGATGCGGTCGCGGCGGCGAAAGGAACCGACATGAGCGAACTCCCGCCGCTGTACGAGAGCGGCCTCGACCCGGACGCGCTGGAGGAACTGTTCGACGGCGAGACACCCTGGTCGTTCGCGTTCTCGTACGCCGGTCGGTCGGTCCTCGTCGAAGGGGACGGCACCGTCTGCGTCGAGAACCCGAACTGA